The Microbacterium amylolyticum genome includes the window ACGGCGCGACCGTGGTGTTGCGTCATACCGGAGCCAGCGTTCGCGGCAAAAAGCTCCTCGACGCCATCCGATCAGGAACAGGCGGCGGTGTGGAGGTGGCGTGCCAGGCCATCAAGTACGACCGTGATCGCGAGCAATTCGCAGCCGGAGAATTCCAGCACGCGGGCCGTCGCATCAGCCCGCGTGCGCTGGGCACACTCGTTCAGGCCTTTTCCGGCGATCTTGCCGAGCTCGCCGCGGCCTGTCAGCAGCTCATCCAAGACATCGATGGCGACATCGATGAGAAGATCATCGACCGCTACTACGGCGGCCGCGTCGAAGCAACGGCATTCGACGTCGCCGACCATGCGATCGCCGGCGACTATGGACCAGCGCTCATTTCGTTGCGCAACGCGCTCGACTCCGGGGCAGACCCCGTGCCCCTCGTGGCCGCGTTCGCGATGAAGCTACGCACGATGGCGAAGGTGGCCGGACAGCGCGGGTCGTCACGGCAGATTGCGCAAGAGCTGAAGATGACCGATTGGCAGGTGGATCGTGCACGCCGCGACCTGCAGGCCGGATGGAGCGAGAAATCGCTCGGGCTCGCTATTCAGTCGGTCGCGCGGGCTGACTCAGAAGTCAAGGGCGCGTCGCGCGATCCATTGTTCGCACTCGAGCGTATGGTCACCGTTGTCTCCACGCGTGCCCCTTACGGGGCGCCGTCCTGAACTGATAGCGCGGAAACAGGCCACCGTTTCTGTCCCACCCTGATCGGGTGCACCGCCACCGTCCGTGAACGACGAAGGCCCACCCCAAAAAGGGGTGGGCCTTCGCAGAAAAACGTCGCTCAGAGAGCGGCGATCTTAGCAGCGAGAGCCGACTTGCGGTTCGCCGCCTGGTTCTTGTGAATCACGAGCTTGCCCGCAGCCTTGTCGAGCTTCTTGGACGCCTTGGCGAACGCCTTCTCGGCGGCCTCCTTGTCGCCGGCTGCGATAGCCTCGCGCGTCGCACGGACGAGCGTCTTGAGCTCGCTCTTGACGATGCGGTTGCGCTCGCGAGCCTTCTCGTTGGTCTTGATGCGCTTGATCTGCGACTTGATGTTTGCCACTTT containing:
- the holA gene encoding DNA polymerase III subunit delta, translated to MAAPRRSTPKKTAIAQLPWRNPKPAPIVLISGPEEVCAERATSSIRAQLRDQDPALEVTDIRADDYTAGSLLAVTSPSLFGEPRLVRVGGVEKCSDAFLQEALAYVAAPQDGATVVLRHTGASVRGKKLLDAIRSGTGGGVEVACQAIKYDRDREQFAAGEFQHAGRRISPRALGTLVQAFSGDLAELAAACQQLIQDIDGDIDEKIIDRYYGGRVEATAFDVADHAIAGDYGPALISLRNALDSGADPVPLVAAFAMKLRTMAKVAGQRGSSRQIAQELKMTDWQVDRARRDLQAGWSEKSLGLAIQSVARADSEVKGASRDPLFALERMVTVVSTRAPYGAPS
- the rpsT gene encoding 30S ribosomal protein S20 → MANIKSQIKRIKTNEKARERNRIVKSELKTLVRATREAIAAGDKEAAEKAFAKASKKLDKAAGKLVIHKNQAANRKSALAAKIAAL